A genomic segment from Diceros bicornis minor isolate mBicDic1 chromosome 5, mDicBic1.mat.cur, whole genome shotgun sequence encodes:
- the NGRN gene encoding neugrin, whose product MTMTLGLLLGGRIRAAVARCGFATRGVAGPGSVGREPDPDSDWEPEERELQEVESTLKRQKKAARFQKIRRQMEAPGAPPRTLTWEAMEQIRYLHKEFAESWSVPRLAEGFDVSTDVIRRVLKSKFVPTLEQKLKQDRKVLKKAGLAHSLRQLPSSGETLKLLSAGHSVSGSLLTPRDEASSKGQGHSTALFTELNSHSTNTPRRQKGRNKGIQVLKEESFVPVAAALGHWRELQKCSTSDCEGTRGTDSDGLLSDKKLEELKAGEPSDQNFSSKVVQRGREFFDNNGNFLYRI is encoded by the exons ATGACCATGACTCTGGGCTTGTTGCTGGGCGGGCGTATCCGTGCTGCCGTCGCTCGCTGTGGGTTCGCGACCCGGGGGGTGGCGGGCCCGGGCTCTGTCGGCCGCGAGCCGGACCCCGATTCCGACTGGGAGCCGGAGGAGCGGGAGCTACAGGAAGTGGAGAG caccctgaAACGACAGAAAAAAGCCGCCCGGTTCCAGAAAATTCGGAGGCAAATGGAGGCGCCGGGTGCCCCGCCCAGGACCCTGACGTGGGAAGCCATGGAGCAGATCCG GTATTTACATAAGGAATTTGCAGAGTCCTGGTCAGTTCCCAGATTGGCTGAAGGTTTTGATGTCAGCACTGATGTGATCCGAAGGGTTTTAAAAAGCAAGTTTGTACCCACGTTGGAGCAGAAACTGAAGCAGGATCGAAAAGTTCTTAAGAAAGCTGGGCTTGCCCACTCGCTCCGGCAGCTCCCcagctctggggagactttgaaGCTGCTTTCTGCAGGCCACTCTGTGTCAGGCTCTTTGCTGACTCCAAGGGATGAAGCCTCATCCAAAGGCCAGGGTCACAGCACAGCTTTGTTCACAGAATTGAACAGTCACAGTACAAATACACCAAGGAGACAGAAGGGAAGGAATAAAGGAATCCAGGTCCTGAAGGAGGAGAGCTTTGTGCCTGTTGCGGCAGCCCTAGGTCATTGGAGGGAGCTGCAGAAGTGCTCCACCAGTGATTGTGAGGGCACCAGAGGAACTGACAGTGATGGATTGCTAAGTGACAAGAAGCTGGAAGAATTGAAGGCAGGGGAGCCCAGTGACCAGAACTTCAGCAGCAAAGTAGTGCAGAGGGGGCGAGAGTTCTTTGACAACAATGGGAACTTCTTGTACAGAATTTAG